The DNA segment CTTGGAAAATTCCCTTTATTCTCCTCCATTGCTGACCATCTACTCTACaactgacttttttcttttacctagatgaaaaactttatttttaaaaatgtttggtcTAACTacgctttttaaaaattttgtaagtACCTCAATTTTTTATTCACTTAATCCACATTATGTTGTTTTTATGACATCAGAAGtcgatttctttttttcttttttcttttttttttttttacatctatgATAGTCCCTTCTATTAAaaccacatttctttttctgtctgggACAGAATGCTccctcatatttttcttttataaaactgACTGTGCAAGTTATAtacttttattctttcatatgAATTTAGGATAAGTACTCAAATCCCTAAAAAAAAACCAGCTAAATCTTTAATGGATTCAATTGAATGTATAGACTAATTTGAGAGGGAAATGACagcattcttatatttttatcctACCTATTAACATGTCATACCTTTTCAATTACTCATATTCTACTATGCCCttcattataatataatttttaaagaatttctataAAGGTCTTACGTATCCCTTGTTGAGATAAATGTAGATccttattttttgttatatttgtttcTATTACTTTATTGTTTGTTGTTCATATAGAGAAAGCTATTGATTTTTCTGTTAAGCTTGCTTCCAGAAGTCTTACTAATTTTTCTCATCTTGCCTTacaaatttttgtctttaatctGTACTTCAGCCATTTTCTTGTCTTATGATTTTAACCAAGGCTATCAATTTTACATTAAAGAGTAACtataagagtgggcatccttatcaaATTCCAGAtcttaataaaatgtataaaatggccgggtgcggaggctcacacctgtaatcccagcactttgggaggccgaggtaggtggattacctgaggtcaggagttcaagaccagcctgaccaacatggtgaaatcctgtctctactaaaaatacaaaaattagccgggcatggtggtgcatgcctgtaatcccagctactcaggaggatgaggcaggagaatcatttgaactcaggaggcggaggttgcagtgagctgagatcgtgccactgcactccagcccgggcgacagtgcaagactttgtctcaaaaaacaaaacaaaacaaaacaaaaaaactttaagaatGTATAAACTGTCTCCATCAAGTATTAGTGAATAATAACTTAATATCTTTTTTTGGTATATGGTTTTCTTTGAAGTTCAGAAAGTCACCTTCTGCTTGAGGATTTCAGATAgtttctataaaaattacaaattgaaCTTTACTAAATgtgttttctgcatcttttgaaataattactaCTTTTTTCCTTAAGTCTATTCATACCATAATTTACTGATGTTTACCAAATGTTTAAGAAAGGATAATTCTTATCTCCTACAATAATAGTCCCATTACCTTGGGttattatgaattaaaaaaattagaaatgtatcTGGCATAATCAATACATAAATTACTATCTTATTATTCTTGTTGTTGATTAAAGGATTTTATGTATTGCATTGACGATTTTAAAACTATGCTCCCTGGAATCCTCTTAAACTTAACTGAGGGAGTAAGAGTGAATAAACAAGTAAAGAATGGTGTTTTATTCTCCCCTGTACACCAGTGTAACTTCAACTGgagaaattttcctttttatttgttttatatattacacttctgtataaattttatttttcaataatgaaTGGTTAGACATCATTGGTTCAGttcaatgtatatattttgaataaaagcaCTATTATCACAATTGATTCTTTAGTTGTTGCATGCTTGAAAATAAATTAGGTAGAGGCTACAATAAACACCATTACATATTTTAATCAAAGCCAGTGATAAAATTGgctttgtaaattttaatttattcaattttttaaaaatcatttctttgaATGAATACTTCCTCATTGTACTGAAAAAACATACTGGAGGAGTATGAAGGTATGTTCCTTTTCTCAACGAGGTTACTCTCCTCAAAGAGGTCATATGCAGATACATAACCACTACTATACCCCAGTAGACCAGACTGAGTTTTCAAAAGATGCTCAACCACACAGGGCCACATTATGATTTTGATGGGCcctaggcactttttttttttttttttttttggcctttgtgGGGCCTTATTTCCATAAAGatttaaaagtcatattttacTTCTGCATtgttacaaaaacaaatatagtatatattaaaactttaaagttaacgtttttcttcatattttaaaagaaatcaaaacattttcCTAGGTTTTTCACAATATGGTCGGAGTACTGTGCCTAATGGATAAGTTGGCCGTGCAGCCATAAGTCAAGATTCCAAATCCATATAAGATCCTGCCAGGTAATATAAACAATTGAGACCAACAATTGAGAATAACATGAGACTAACATGTTAATTGATAACTTATATTCACCTCCAGTGACAAGAGAGTGAGGATTGTAGTCTGGTAGAATGGAGGGACATGCGTTGGATCCAATGGGTCAGTTATTAATATAACTAAGCTCCATGACAGAAACAGGTCtaaagttttcaaatattctaaTTTATTCAAAGACAAGCTGAAGGCACAGATTTTTATACCATATCTGTTGATTAGAATGTTGAtctctaggccgggcacggtggctcacgcctgtaatcccagcaccttgggaggccgaggagggcaaatcacgaggtcaggagatcgagaccatcctggctaacacagtgaaaccccgtctttactaaatatacaaaaacaaaattagctgggagtggtggcgggcgcctgtaatcccagctactcgggaggctgaggcaggagaatggcgtgaacccgggaggcggagcctgcagtgagccgagatggcgccactgcactccagactgggcggcagagcgagactccgtgtcgaaaaaaaaaaaaaagaatgttgatcTCTATTTCAAATTTAAACACAGTGCAGACAATCACTGCCAAACAAAGCACACCTGTCTGCTGAATCCAGGCTGTAGAACACTGATTTGCAGCCAATGGGTTAAGAGGCAGAACTTGTGGAAACAGCAATAAAGTGGATTGGGATCCAAAGGTCCTATAATCATGTGTTCTCTCTTAACTCTGAGACAGGTTAGGATTCCTACTCTAGTGGCCTGGGTTTTACAGGAAGAAATTGTCCCCAAACTTATATTGTTGCATCCAAAAACAGAACTGCAATAATACAGAATATGATTCTTAAAAGTAGCTCTCACAGACACTGTATTAACATATTCCTGTTCTATCATTCACAGAGTTCTGTTGGAGATCAGTATATGTAATATGGAAAGGACCAACGATTCCACGTCGACAGAATTTTTCCTGGTAGGGCTTTCTGCCCACCCAAAGCTCCAGACAGTTTTCTTCGTTCTAATTTTGTGGATGTACCTGATGATCCTGCTTGGAAATGGAGTCCTTATCTCAGTTATCATCTTTGATTCTCACCTGCACACCCCCAtgtatttcttcctctgtaatCTTTCCTTCCTCGACGTTTGCTACACAAGTTCCTCTGTCCCACTAATTCTTGCCAGCTTTCTGGCAGTAAAGAAAAAGGTTTCCTTCTCTGGGTGTATGgtgcaaatgtttatttcttttgccatGGGGGCCACGGAGTGCATGATCTTAGGCACGATGGCACTGGACCGCTATGTGGCCATCTGCTACCCACTGAGATACCCTGTCATCATGAGCAAGGGTGCCTATGTGGCCATGGCAGCTGGGTCCTGGGTCACTGGGCTTGTGGACTCAGTAGTGCAGACAGCTTTTGCAATGCAGTTACCATTCTGTGCTAATAATGTCATTAAACATTTTGTCTGTGAAATTCTGGCTATCTTGAAACTGGCCTGTGCTGATATTTCAATCAATGTGATTAGTATGACAGGGTCGAATCTGATTGTTCTGGTTATTCCATTGTTAGTAATTTCCATCTCTTACATATTTATTGTTGCCACTATTCTGAGGATTCCTTCCACTGAAGGAAAACATAAGGCCTTCTCCACCTGCTCAGCCCACCTGACAGTGGTGATTATATTCTATGGAACCATCTTCTTCATGTACGCAAAGCCTGAGTCTAAAGCCTCTGTTGATTCAGGTAATGAAGACATCATTGAGGCCCTCATCTCCCTTTTCTATGGAGTGATGACTCCCATGCTTAATCCTCTCATCTATAGTCTGCGAAACAAGGATGTAAAGGCTGCTGTCAAAAACATACTGTGTAGGAAAAACTTTTCTGATGGAAAATGAATACTGATTTATACTACATGACTTAATATTCAATGCTGCTGCAGACATAAAattcagaaagataaaattaCCATGTGAAAACAAATTTTGCCATGTGGCATTCAAAACCATATGGTAGAAAtatttttgggccaggcacagtggctcatgcctataatcccagcactttgggaggccaaggaaggtgggtcacctgaggtcaggagttcgagaccagcctggccaatatggcaaaaccctgtctctactaaaaatacaaaaattagacaggcgtggtgacgtgggtatgtagtcccagctacttgggaggctgaggcaggagaattgcttgaacgggaaaggaggaggttgcagcaagccgagatctcacctctgcactccagcctgggcgacagagcgagacttcgtctcaaaacagaaatattttctcttttactgttagatttttgtttaaaaatatataactatagaAATAAAACATGCTCCTGGTGTTAAAACATACTATCATGGATAAATGTTGAAAATCTCTTTGGAAGCCTGAGCAGAAAATAATCACTCTCCAATCTTCGgaaaataataaaggcaaaaGGCATTTGAAAAAGCAATTTATGACCTATattaaattcattatttattagtATGCAAAGTAAATATTAATCACCACatgatgtattatatattcatttttaattgttcatttatttactgtACATTGTCCACTACACATATAAGCTCCCTGAGGGTAGGATCTTGTCTGTTTATTACCCTACAACATCCAAAAAATCCTGTAATAGAGCCTGACACATaatgggtgctcaataaatatttttgaacaaataGGTGAGCCACCTCACATATAAAACGAGAAATGTATGTTTGTGGTATCTGAGGTAGCAAAGGTTATTCATCAGAAATTGATTAGATTAAATACTTCTAAATAAACTGTATTGACATTTAGTCATATACACTCCTTAATAGCTAAGGCATCACCTTTTATTTTCCATAACTTTTCTTGAATTTGATTTATAATAAGACTAAGATAAATGAAAGAGTTCCCTGGTAATGCGTCCtaagttttaatttaataaaacataGATAGCCTGGTAGCATAGTGCTACTCTTGGACTTTGAGAAGAGACCAGGCTGAAATAAGGACTTTTTTTCTACTCTACATTAGATCACACAGAATCTAAGtagtagaaaaactagacagaactaGTGACTGACAAAAATTGCAACATGAGTATAAGAAGTGGCAGAAGAAATTAAGTCAAGTTATCCAATGTACTAAGGAGCACAGGGTTTTGGGCACTGAGGGATAAGACAGAGATGGCTCAAAAGTGAGATCATCTCTATTTATGCTCCCTGTGGGGCAGCACCCATGTGAGGAAGTCCCACCTGCATTGAAGGAATTGAGTCAGTGATGGTCAATAGAAGAAAGCATTCCCTTTACCTACAGATCTTTGAGGAGTCTATGGTAGTTGAAATGTAAAACAGAAATCCAAAGTAAAAGACTAGAGCTACTTCTAACTTGTGAGAGTAAGAGCACAATACCTTCCCATGTGTTAACAGGCAATTATTGTAATTTCATAACATAATAAGTTAATTCATGCATAGCACTTAATAGTGCCTGGAAAATCCAAAATCCCCAATACACAtcaactattttattatttttagtgttgGGTATACTTTAATAAGTCTTAAAGCTTTGAGTTGGCATgcaatttttatccttttttttagGGCATAACTAATGCTATTAACTCTCTTAGCTTCGAATCTACTTTTCTATGTTCTGCCTTGTTAGTTAGGGTTGGCACACTAAAAAtcacatttcatttctcttttgttaaCTAGCTTCTGTTAGACTCTACCAGAAGAAGTGCTAGAGGGTAAATGAAAGCTTCGATGAAAGTAAGGGATTTGCCCCTCCCTATTTGCTTCCCATTCCTGTCAGCATCACCCCAGCTTTAGTTCTTCACTATGACAATTAGCTGCTTCCAATATTGGTTTTAGTTCCatctatttttctccataatcCAGAATTAATAATCTACCAGCACCATATCCTCAGAGTTTTAAGTCTGTCACTTGGCTCTTATTTCTGGTAAATTATAAGGCCTATCAAGTTTTTAGTCTCTCTTGAGGTATCTTTAAAAGCAATGAAATATGCGACTATCTGCTTGAGAAATGTAGCAAATCAGATGGATAATAAGCAATAGACTGGGTCAagcaagacattttctttttcttctgcagttgctttcttgtttttaaactGTAGACTATTAAAAGTCTCTTTAGTACACTCTCAAAtggaataattataataattatataatcattatataataatcagAGCCTCAGGGAAATGTGAGACAATACTAAGAGTACCAAGACACACATAATGGAAATAAcagaaagaagaaggcagaaaaaaatacttatttaagtAATTGCTAAAAACATCACAAATTTGATGAAACACTAGTCTATACATCCAAGAAGATCAATGAATTTTAAGTAAGGTAAACTAAAAAGAGATCTACACTCAGATACACCATAGTCAAAATATTgtaagataaagaagaaaaaaaaaacacctcataaACATCAAGAGAAAACTGGTTCATCATGTGTAAGGGAGCCACTATAAGATTAACAGCAAACTTCCCATCAGAAACAATTGAGGCTATATGGCAATTGGATAACATATTCAAAGTcctggaagaagaaataaaaaacaaaaataaaaataaatgtcaaccaAGAAGCCCATGTTCAGCAAAaccatatttcaaaaataaaggtgaaataaacGTGTTACCTGATAAACAAATTGAGATGATTCTTTGCAGGCAGACT comes from the Homo sapiens chromosome 9, GRCh38.p14 Primary Assembly genome and includes:
- the OR13C8 gene encoding olfactory receptor 13C8 → MERTNDSTSTEFFLVGLSAHPKLQTVFFVLILWMYLMILLGNGVLISVIIFDSHLHTPMYFFLCNLSFLDVCYTSSSVPLILASFLAVKKKVSFSGCMVQMFISFAMGATECMILGTMALDRYVAICYPLRYPVIMSKGAYVAMAAGSWVTGLVDSVVQTAFAMQLPFCANNVIKHFVCEILAILKLACADISINVISMTGSNLIVLVIPLLVISISYIFIVATILRIPSTEGKHKAFSTCSAHLTVVIIFYGTIFFMYAKPESKASVDSGNEDIIEALISLFYGVMTPMLNPLIYSLRNKDVKAAVKNILCRKNFSDGK